TGTGCCGCACGGTCCGGGCCACGTCGGTCACGTCCATCACGGGCTCCGGCACGAGCTGCCCGTTCGCCTGGAGGACGCCGTTCGCCATGCGCTCGGTCATGTCCGTCGCCGCGTTGCCGATGTCGATCTGGCCGACCGCGATGCCGTACGGCCGCCCGTCCAGCGAGAGCGACTTGGTGAGGCCGGTCAGGGCGTGCTTGGTCGCGGTGTAGGCGACGGAGTGCGGGCGGGGCGTGTGCGCGGAGATGGAGCCGTTGTTGATGATCCGCCCGCCCTGCGGGTCCTGCTCCTTCATCTGCCGGTACGCCGCCTGCGCGCACAGGAACGCCCCGTTGAGGTTGGTGTCCACGACGTGCCGCCAGGCCGCGTAGTCCAGCTCCTCCACCGGCACCCCGCCCGGACCGAACGTGCCCGCGTTGTTGAACAGCAGGTCCAGCCGTCCGAACCGGTCGCGCACGGCGGCGAGGAGCGCGTCCACGTCACCGGGGCGGGAGACGTCCGTACGGACGCACAGCGCCTGAGGTGCGCCGGCTGCGGTCTCGGCGAGCTTGTCCTCGCGGCGGCCCGCGAGCGCCACCGACCAGCCGGTGCGCAGCAGCTCCACCGCCACGGCGCGGCCGATGCCGGAGCCCGCACCCGTCACGATCGCGATCTTGGTTCGCATAGCGTTCATGGCCACGCAGCGTAAAGGAGGGGGGCGCGCCGGGCCGCGCGGAAAGCGCCCGCCATGCGGAACTCATTCGTCCGCCATCTGGGTGTTGTGTACGTGACAGAAGATCGTCGAACCTGGCCACTCCAATGCCAAGAGACAACTCCCGTCAGACGAGGGCCAGATGACACCCACAGCCCAGAACGCCCGGAACTCCCAGGGGCCGACGCCGTCCCGTTCGTCCCACGCGTCCGAACTCCGCGCCGCCGCCCGTCACTTCGACCGCCGCCGCTTCCTCACCGTCACGGGGGCCGCCGCCGCGCTCGCCTTCGCCACCAACCTCCCCGCGGCCGGCGCCGCGGCCGCCGCCACGCTCGACGCGCGGCGGATCACCGAGGACCCCTTCACCCTCGGCGTGGCCTCCGGCGACCCGCTGTCCACCTCCGTGCTCCTGTGGACCCGGCTCGCCCCGGCCCCCTACCAGCCGGACGGCGGACTGCCCGCCGAACGCGTCGCCGTGCGGTGGGAGTTGGCCCACGACGACAGATTCCGACGGATCGTCAGACGCGGCACCGCCACCGCCCACCCCGAGTTCCACCACACCGTCCACGTCGAGGTCGGCCACCTCGCCCCGGGGCGCGTCTACTA
The DNA window shown above is from Streptomyces akebiae and carries:
- a CDS encoding SDR family oxidoreductase; amino-acid sequence: MNAMRTKIAIVTGAGSGIGRAVAVELLRTGWSVALAGRREDKLAETAAGAPQALCVRTDVSRPGDVDALLAAVRDRFGRLDLLFNNAGTFGPGGVPVEELDYAAWRHVVDTNLNGAFLCAQAAYRQMKEQDPQGGRIINNGSISAHTPRPHSVAYTATKHALTGLTKSLSLDGRPYGIAVGQIDIGNAATDMTERMANGVLQANGQLVPEPVMDVTDVARTVRHMAELPLEANVQFATVMATTMPYVGRG